The Desulfoscipio gibsoniae DSM 7213 genome contains a region encoding:
- the metK gene encoding methionine adenosyltransferase, whose translation MAKRLFTSESVTEGHPDKIADQISDAILDEIIGQDPYARVACETFVTTGLVLVGGEITTKCYVDIPRVARETVREIGYTRAKYGFDCDTCAVLTSIDEQSPDIAMGVDKALEARSSEDVDEKLEATGAGDQGMMFGYATNETPEMMPLPISLAHRMARRLTIVRKTRELPYLRPDGKVQVTVEYEDGRPVRLDTIIVSTQHSPRVGLDVIREEIIEKVVKPVVPREMIDTATRYLINPTGRFVVGGPQGDAGLTGRKIIVDTYGGMARHGGGAFSGKDPTKVDRSASYAMRYLAKNIVVAGLADKCEVQVAYAIGVARPVSVMVETFGTGKVDEEKLIQVVQEVFDLRPAAIIKNLDLRRPIYKNTAAYGHFGRRDIVLPWENTDKVDILRSAFNL comes from the coding sequence TTGGCTAAGCGCCTGTTTACTTCCGAGTCGGTTACCGAGGGTCACCCCGATAAGATAGCCGACCAGATTTCTGATGCTATTCTAGACGAGATTATCGGCCAGGACCCTTACGCCCGGGTGGCTTGTGAAACCTTTGTCACTACCGGCCTGGTGCTGGTGGGTGGGGAGATAACCACCAAGTGTTATGTGGACATACCCCGGGTAGCCCGGGAGACGGTGCGGGAGATTGGGTATACCCGGGCTAAGTACGGGTTTGATTGCGATACCTGCGCGGTGCTTACTTCCATTGATGAGCAGTCGCCGGATATTGCCATGGGCGTGGACAAGGCCCTGGAGGCCCGTTCCAGTGAAGATGTGGACGAGAAGCTGGAAGCCACCGGTGCCGGGGACCAGGGAATGATGTTTGGTTACGCCACCAATGAAACGCCGGAAATGATGCCTTTGCCCATTTCCCTGGCCCATCGCATGGCCCGCCGCCTGACCATAGTGCGGAAAACCAGAGAGCTGCCCTACCTGCGGCCCGACGGCAAGGTTCAGGTAACTGTAGAATATGAAGATGGCCGGCCTGTGCGGCTGGATACAATTATAGTTTCCACCCAGCACTCCCCCCGGGTGGGGTTGGACGTTATCCGGGAGGAGATTATTGAAAAGGTGGTCAAGCCCGTGGTGCCACGGGAAATGATTGATACGGCCACCAGGTACCTGATCAACCCCACCGGGCGGTTTGTGGTGGGCGGACCCCAGGGGGACGCGGGGCTTACGGGACGCAAAATTATTGTGGATACTTATGGCGGCATGGCCAGGCACGGAGGCGGTGCCTTCTCGGGCAAAGATCCTACTAAAGTAGACCGTTCAGCCAGCTATGCCATGCGTTATTTAGCTAAAAACATTGTGGTCGCCGGTTTGGCGGATAAGTGCGAGGTACAGGTGGCCTATGCTATTGGGGTGGCCCGCCCCGTTTCGGTGATGGTGGAGACCTTCGGCACCGGCAAGGTGGATGAGGAAAAACTGATTCAGGTGGTACAGGAAGTATTTGACCTGCGACCTGCCGCCATTATAAAAAATCTGGATTTGCGCCGCCCCATTTACAAAAATACTGCGGCTTACGGCCATTTTGGCCGGCGGGATATTGTGCTTCCCTGGGAGAACACCGATAAAGTTGACATATTGCGCAGTGCCTTTAACCTGTAG
- a CDS encoding YlmC/YmxH family sporulation protein: MFKITELTRKDIINIKDGTKLGAVKDVQIDMAEGKVRAIVLEGPRKYLRLFSAGGDIVVPWEKIKIIGVDAVLVEVD; this comes from the coding sequence GTGTTTAAAATTACTGAACTTACCCGCAAGGATATTATTAATATAAAGGATGGTACTAAATTGGGTGCGGTGAAGGATGTGCAGATTGATATGGCCGAGGGGAAGGTGCGGGCTATTGTTTTGGAGGGTCCGCGCAAATATTTACGGTTATTTAGCGCGGGTGGAGATATTGTGGTGCCCTGGGAAAAGATTAAAATAATCGGCGTGGACGCGGTATTGGTCGAGGTGGATTAG
- a CDS encoding DegT/DnrJ/EryC1/StrS family aminotransferase encodes MPKLAINGGKPVRTTPFAPWPYFATEEIAAASAVLKSGKVNYWTGQEGRLFESEFARFAGCKYAIALANGTVALELALYALGIGPGDEVIVTSRTFIASASCAVMRGAIPVMADVDPVSQNITAQTIAAALTPRTRAIIAVHLAGWPCDMDPILELAREKGLFVIEDCAQAHGAKYKGRPVGSMGDAAAFSFCQDKIMTTGGEGGMLTTSNKDIWKKAWSYKDHGKSYEAIYNRRHPPGFRWLHESFGTNWRLTEMQSAIGRVMLKKLPGWLEKRRNNAAILNKRLCGIPALRVTLPPQGFKHAYYKYYIFIRPEKIKDGWNRDRVMAALCAEGIPCFSGSCSEIYLEKAFAGQGLGPPARLKTARELGETSLMFLVHPTLTEADMEDVCLAVEKVFRATAMA; translated from the coding sequence ATGCCAAAGCTGGCCATAAATGGTGGAAAGCCCGTCCGCACAACCCCCTTTGCCCCGTGGCCTTATTTTGCCACAGAGGAAATTGCAGCGGCATCTGCCGTGTTAAAATCCGGTAAAGTCAACTACTGGACCGGCCAGGAGGGGCGACTGTTCGAAAGCGAATTTGCCAGGTTTGCCGGGTGCAAGTACGCTATAGCCCTGGCCAACGGGACTGTGGCACTGGAACTGGCCCTGTACGCCCTGGGCATAGGTCCCGGGGATGAAGTTATTGTAACCAGCCGGACTTTTATAGCCTCGGCCAGCTGCGCAGTGATGCGCGGTGCCATCCCGGTGATGGCCGACGTAGACCCGGTAAGCCAGAATATCACTGCCCAAACCATCGCGGCGGCCCTCACCCCCAGAACCAGGGCCATCATTGCGGTACACCTGGCCGGCTGGCCCTGTGATATGGACCCTATTTTGGAGCTGGCCAGGGAGAAAGGGCTATTCGTTATTGAAGACTGCGCCCAGGCACATGGAGCCAAATATAAAGGGCGCCCGGTGGGGTCAATGGGCGATGCAGCGGCTTTCTCATTTTGCCAGGACAAAATTATGACCACCGGCGGTGAAGGCGGCATGCTGACCACCAGTAATAAGGATATATGGAAAAAAGCCTGGAGCTATAAAGACCACGGCAAAAGCTATGAGGCAATATATAACCGCCGGCACCCACCCGGCTTTCGCTGGCTGCACGAATCCTTCGGCACCAACTGGCGGTTAACCGAAATGCAGTCCGCCATCGGGCGGGTTATGCTCAAAAAATTACCCGGTTGGCTCGAAAAACGCCGCAATAATGCAGCTATACTCAATAAGCGCTTATGCGGGATTCCCGCGCTCAGGGTCACCCTCCCGCCCCAGGGTTTTAAACATGCCTACTACAAATATTACATTTTTATCCGGCCGGAAAAAATAAAGGACGGGTGGAACAGGGATCGCGTTATGGCTGCCCTGTGTGCCGAAGGAATCCCCTGTTTCAGCGGCAGCTGCAGTGAAATTTACCTGGAAAAAGCGTTTGCCGGTCAAGGTCTGGGCCCGCCTGCACGCCTAAAGACCGCCCGAGAATTGGGTGAAACATCATTAATGTTCCTGGTACACCCCACCCTTACTGAAGCTGATATGGAAGATGTCTGTTTGGCTGTTGAAAAAGTTTTCCGTGCCACCGCAATGGCTTGA
- a CDS encoding phosphoglucomutase/phosphomannomutase family protein, which produces MRKIKFGTDGWRGIIADDFTFDNLRIVSQAVADYVNGQGAGHKGIVVGYDNRFLSDRFADTVADVMIQNGIKVYLAGSPLPTPVTAFAVKVHEAAGAVMLTASHNPPEYNGFKFIPDYAGPALPHITGAIEENIARLQGGAMQGRWTDQEQAVELADVFNTRDAVGKATRQGEPSVAERIIIDPRPEYFEHLEQLVDMEAIRRANLEVMVDAMHGSGVGYLDVMLKKVTSAVKQCRCYRDPLFGGGMPEPTGKTLQDVCKWIQEDEGRLGLALDGDADRFGIIDSSGVYVTPNQFLPLLYHHLITVKGIVGPVTRTVATTHMLDRIAQQHGQQVYETAVGFKYIGQNLLEKGCVLGGEESGGLSIKGHIPEKDGILAGLLAAELVAVHGKRLLAIAEDVAKEYGGQLYSERLDVHTTSGRKQMVLEKLQQFNPAELTGIPVTQRITLDGVKLVLDSGEWVLVRPSGTEPLFRIYVESHRPERIKELSREVAVQIGLDE; this is translated from the coding sequence ATGAGAAAAATAAAGTTCGGCACGGATGGCTGGCGTGGTATTATAGCCGATGATTTTACTTTTGATAACCTGCGCATAGTTTCCCAGGCAGTGGCCGATTACGTAAACGGACAAGGCGCCGGGCATAAAGGTATAGTGGTGGGATATGACAACCGCTTTTTATCGGACCGGTTCGCGGATACCGTGGCGGATGTAATGATCCAAAACGGCATTAAAGTATATCTGGCTGGCAGTCCGCTGCCCACCCCGGTGACGGCCTTTGCCGTTAAAGTGCATGAAGCGGCCGGTGCGGTGATGCTTACAGCCAGTCACAATCCGCCGGAATACAATGGATTCAAGTTTATCCCCGATTACGCCGGTCCTGCACTGCCGCACATCACCGGGGCCATTGAGGAAAATATTGCCCGTTTGCAGGGAGGTGCCATGCAGGGGCGGTGGACGGACCAGGAACAGGCGGTGGAGTTGGCCGACGTTTTTAACACAAGGGATGCCGTTGGCAAAGCCACCCGCCAGGGGGAACCCAGCGTGGCCGAACGTATCATTATTGATCCCCGCCCTGAATATTTCGAACACCTGGAGCAATTGGTGGACATGGAAGCTATCAGGCGGGCCAACCTGGAGGTGATGGTTGATGCCATGCACGGCAGTGGTGTGGGCTACCTGGATGTGATGCTCAAAAAGGTTACCTCTGCGGTTAAACAATGCCGCTGCTATCGCGACCCGCTGTTCGGCGGCGGTATGCCCGAACCCACCGGTAAAACTCTTCAGGATGTTTGCAAGTGGATCCAGGAAGATGAGGGACGCTTGGGCCTGGCGCTGGATGGGGACGCCGACCGGTTTGGCATTATCGATTCCTCCGGGGTTTATGTAACCCCTAACCAGTTTTTGCCCCTACTGTATCATCACCTGATTACGGTTAAAGGCATTGTTGGCCCGGTCACCCGCACCGTGGCCACCACCCACATGCTGGACCGTATCGCCCAACAGCATGGCCAGCAGGTATATGAAACCGCTGTAGGCTTTAAATATATCGGTCAAAATCTATTGGAAAAGGGTTGTGTGCTGGGCGGTGAAGAAAGCGGCGGGCTGTCAATTAAAGGACATATTCCGGAAAAAGACGGTATTTTGGCCGGACTTCTGGCGGCGGAGCTGGTGGCGGTACATGGTAAAAGACTGTTGGCCATAGCTGAGGATGTTGCTAAAGAATACGGCGGCCAGCTATACAGTGAACGCCTGGATGTGCATACTACATCCGGCAGGAAGCAAATGGTGCTGGAAAAACTGCAGCAATTTAATCCCGCTGAATTAACCGGTATACCGGTAACCCAGCGTATTACTTTAGATGGTGTCAAGCTGGTGCTGGACAGCGGTGAGTGGGTGCTGGTGCGGCCTTCGGGTACCGAACCGCTATTTAGAATTTATGTGGAATCCCACCGGCCGGAGCGGATTAAGGAGTTGAGCCGGGAAGTTGCAGTGCAGATAGGTCTCGATGAATAA
- a CDS encoding SDR family oxidoreductase, protein MRVLVTGGAGFIGSHIVDALIARGACTAVLDNLSSGRFENIDPRVNFYKGDLRDGKFVREVLQAEKSDYVIHHAAQIDVQTSVDDPATDAAINILGTINLLEACRTCEVKKIVYASSAAVYGNPRYLPVDEEHPVQPLSGYGVSKHTVEHYLVAYQALYGLKYIALRYANVYGPRQDATGEGGVVAIFTDRLLRGRRCRIFGDGRQTRDFIFVGDVARANLAAIDIDSAAGSGTARRSGGCGIFNISTGIPTSVNELYDTLRQITGSDLEPEYCPPRAGDIEHSYLDEKAAVTGLRWQAKRSLVDGLRDTVDYYRQIR, encoded by the coding sequence ATGCGAGTTTTGGTTACAGGTGGGGCCGGTTTTATAGGCTCTCATATAGTGGATGCTCTGATTGCCCGGGGGGCATGTACCGCTGTGCTGGATAACTTGTCCAGCGGGCGGTTTGAAAATATTGACCCCCGGGTGAACTTTTATAAAGGTGATCTTCGGGATGGGAAGTTTGTGCGGGAGGTATTGCAGGCCGAAAAGTCCGACTATGTTATCCACCACGCCGCCCAGATTGACGTGCAAACCAGCGTAGATGACCCGGCAACTGACGCTGCTATTAATATATTGGGCACCATTAATTTACTTGAAGCCTGCCGCACCTGCGAGGTTAAGAAAATTGTCTATGCTTCTTCTGCGGCAGTTTACGGCAATCCCCGTTACCTGCCCGTTGACGAGGAGCATCCGGTGCAGCCGCTGTCGGGGTACGGCGTGTCCAAGCACACCGTGGAGCATTATCTGGTGGCGTACCAGGCGCTTTACGGCTTAAAATACATCGCACTGCGTTATGCCAACGTGTACGGTCCCAGGCAGGACGCCACCGGGGAAGGTGGCGTGGTGGCCATATTTACGGACCGGCTGTTGCGGGGCCGGCGGTGCCGGATTTTCGGCGACGGCAGGCAGACCAGGGACTTTATCTTTGTGGGTGACGTGGCCCGGGCCAACCTGGCTGCAATTGATATAGACAGCGCCGCCGGTTCCGGCACTGCCCGTAGGTCGGGTGGCTGCGGTATTTTTAACATCAGCACCGGCATTCCAACATCGGTCAATGAGCTGTACGATACATTACGGCAGATCACCGGCAGTGATCTGGAGCCGGAATACTGCCCACCCCGGGCCGGTGATATTGAACACAGCTACCTGGACGAAAAGGCAGCGGTGACGGGCCTGCGGTGGCAGGCGAAACGCAGCCTGGTCGACGGGCTGCGCGATACGGTGGATTATTACAGACAAATACGCTAA
- the galU gene encoding UTP--glucose-1-phosphate uridylyltransferase GalU — MRIRKAVIPAAGLGVRFLPATKALPKEMIPIVDKPTIQYIIEEAVKSGIEDILIITGRDKKAIEDHFDKSTLLEEHLRSKGKQDLLKIVEETGNLAEIHYVRQKEPLGLGHAVLCARRFVGDEPFAVLLGDDIVHSNVPCLKQLMDLYAVVQSTVIGVKEVPPADVSKYGVLDAESLREHIYRVRSLVEKPAPEQAPSRLAIMGRYIIESDIFDILARIEPGAGGEIQLTDALKELAMQKAMYGLVFEGKRYDVGDKLGYLKAMVEFALKRPDLAGEFRSYLEDVVANRI, encoded by the coding sequence TTGCGGATTAGAAAGGCGGTTATTCCCGCAGCCGGCCTGGGGGTGCGTTTCTTACCGGCCACTAAGGCACTCCCAAAGGAAATGATTCCCATTGTGGACAAACCGACCATTCAGTACATAATTGAAGAGGCAGTAAAATCAGGTATAGAGGACATATTAATCATTACCGGTCGGGATAAAAAAGCTATTGAAGATCACTTTGATAAATCTACACTTCTTGAAGAGCACTTGCGCAGTAAAGGTAAGCAGGATTTACTCAAAATAGTGGAGGAAACCGGCAACCTGGCGGAAATTCATTACGTGCGGCAAAAGGAACCCCTCGGGCTGGGGCATGCTGTGCTTTGTGCCCGGCGGTTCGTGGGCGATGAGCCATTTGCTGTGTTGCTGGGTGACGACATTGTGCACAGTAACGTGCCCTGTCTGAAACAACTTATGGATTTATACGCGGTGGTGCAGAGTACCGTTATCGGTGTCAAGGAAGTACCCCCGGCGGATGTTAGCAAATATGGCGTTCTAGACGCCGAATCGCTAAGGGAGCATATCTACCGGGTGCGCAGTTTGGTGGAAAAACCAGCCCCAGAACAAGCTCCATCCCGGCTGGCTATAATGGGACGGTATATCATAGAATCTGATATATTCGATATTTTAGCCCGTATCGAACCCGGAGCGGGCGGAGAAATCCAGCTTACCGATGCCCTGAAAGAACTGGCTATGCAAAAGGCCATGTACGGGCTGGTTTTCGAGGGCAAGCGTTACGATGTAGGTGATAAGCTGGGTTATCTCAAGGCGATGGTGGAGTTCGCCCTGAAGCGGCCTGACCTGGCCGGAGAGTTTCGCAGCTATCTGGAGGATGTAGTAGCGAATAGGATATAA
- a CDS encoding MraY family glycosyltransferase has product MEKYILPLVLALALGYLITPGVRVLAIKAGALDHPNPRKVHSGVMPRMGGLAVYLAFVPAVLLIRYLLPNASLPVWGLLTGATIILLVGMLDDMRGLTPRVKLLGQIVAALAVIPFGIQIHYITNPLTGQLLFLGLLSIPLTVFWVVAVTNAINLIDGLDGLAGGVSCIAALTMAAVAWTQWHLFSLSGMPEMIMLALVLVAAVTGFLKHNFHPATIFLGDSGSLFLGFTLAVMSIMSLTKSATAVSVIIPLVILGVPLLDTFFAVIRRYNKHKPIFQPDREHLHHQLMAMGLSHRQTVLVIYAISAFLGLTAVVLNLVSNDHALAMLVVLAILLIYSADRVGVLGISHRMRRGITDKYRQRRSSKM; this is encoded by the coding sequence GTGGAAAAATATATACTGCCCCTGGTGCTGGCACTGGCCTTGGGTTACCTGATTACCCCCGGTGTGCGGGTGCTGGCGATTAAAGCGGGGGCCCTGGATCATCCCAATCCCCGCAAGGTCCATAGCGGTGTAATGCCCCGGATGGGTGGACTGGCTGTTTACTTGGCCTTTGTGCCCGCAGTGCTGTTGATCCGGTATTTACTGCCGAACGCATCGCTGCCGGTGTGGGGATTGCTTACCGGTGCCACGATAATATTGCTGGTGGGGATGCTGGATGACATGCGGGGTCTTACCCCGCGGGTTAAATTGTTGGGGCAGATTGTGGCTGCGCTGGCGGTCATTCCGTTTGGCATTCAGATACATTATATAACTAACCCGCTAACCGGGCAGTTGCTGTTTTTAGGGTTGTTGAGCATACCGCTCACCGTGTTCTGGGTAGTAGCTGTAACCAACGCCATAAACCTTATCGATGGTCTGGACGGTTTGGCCGGTGGTGTATCGTGTATTGCCGCATTGACCATGGCCGCGGTGGCCTGGACACAGTGGCACTTGTTCAGCCTCAGCGGTATGCCTGAAATGATTATGTTGGCGCTGGTGCTGGTGGCTGCGGTAACCGGTTTTTTGAAACATAATTTTCACCCCGCCACGATATTTCTGGGCGATTCGGGGTCACTGTTTTTAGGTTTTACACTGGCGGTAATGTCTATAATGAGCTTGACCAAGAGCGCCACGGCTGTGTCGGTGATTATACCCCTGGTTATACTGGGGGTGCCCTTGTTGGACACTTTCTTCGCGGTGATCAGGCGTTATAATAAACACAAGCCCATATTTCAGCCCGACCGTGAACATTTGCACCACCAGCTCATGGCGATGGGGCTCAGCCACCGTCAGACGGTGCTGGTGATATACGCTATTAGTGCTTTTCTGGGTTTAACCGCTGTGGTATTGAACCTGGTAAGTAACGATCATGCACTGGCTATGTTGGTAGTGCTGGCGATATTGCTGATTTATTCGGCCGATCGAGTGGGAGTGCTGGGCATTTCTCATCGAATGAGGCGCGGAATAACTGATAAATACAGGCAACGGCGGTCCTCGAAAATGTAG
- the fabZ gene encoding 3-hydroxyacyl-ACP dehydratase FabZ, translating into MANGVMNIKEIMDVLPHRYPFLLVDRVEEVVPGVRAVGTKNVTAGEQFFQGHFPGYPVMPGVLIIEAMAQVGGVAVLSKPEFAGKLALFAGIDKARLRRQVVPGDVLRMEVELLRLRGNFGKGKGIAKVGDDLVAEADLLFALVDRE; encoded by the coding sequence ATGGCCAACGGTGTTATGAACATAAAAGAAATTATGGATGTATTACCCCACCGTTACCCGTTTTTACTGGTGGACAGGGTTGAGGAAGTAGTGCCTGGTGTGCGGGCGGTGGGCACCAAGAATGTAACCGCAGGGGAGCAGTTTTTCCAGGGGCACTTTCCAGGATACCCGGTGATGCCGGGAGTACTGATTATTGAAGCTATGGCCCAGGTGGGTGGGGTGGCTGTGCTGAGCAAGCCGGAATTTGCCGGCAAGCTGGCTCTTTTTGCAGGTATTGATAAAGCCCGTTTACGGCGCCAGGTGGTGCCAGGTGATGTGCTGCGCATGGAGGTGGAATTACTGCGCCTTCGTGGTAATTTTGGCAAGGGCAAAGGTATTGCCAAGGTGGGGGACGATCTTGTGGCCGAGGCCGATCTGTTATTTGCGCTGGTGGACAGGGAATGA
- the csaB gene encoding polysaccharide pyruvyl transferase CsaB codes for MVSKGSKQRNRVVISGYYGFSNLGDEAVLYSILRVLRHSVPELEVTVLSNEPRNTARDYGVHAVDRWNMREVAGAVRRADLLISGGGSLLQDVTGLQSLMYYLGVIWLARFFRRPVMYYAQGIGPVTTKAGRRLVGLTTQRVQAVTVRDAESLQDLQAMGVRRPVEVTADPVLGLRPGDIDLSVGAEILRRHDIQVGSGVVGVSVRPLPGPPIWEMELAKACDRLARAGRTIVFLPMQSPADLVASREVAAAMRESRTIISTKLSVPQMISLVGNLDLLVGMRLHALIFAAVCGVPPVGIAYDPKVERFLSRLGLAPAGKPAEIESQALAQQAETYLSNKEQLVDDMARKLEDLQQAAAYTAELVRKLVPGVERLKG; via the coding sequence GTGGTTAGCAAAGGTAGTAAACAACGCAACCGGGTGGTTATATCCGGTTATTATGGTTTCAGTAACTTGGGAGACGAGGCTGTGCTGTACAGTATTTTGCGTGTATTGCGCCACAGCGTACCCGAATTGGAAGTCACCGTATTATCCAATGAACCCCGGAACACTGCCCGGGACTACGGGGTACATGCAGTGGATCGCTGGAATATGCGGGAGGTGGCCGGGGCAGTTCGCCGTGCCGATCTTTTGATCAGCGGCGGGGGCAGCCTGCTGCAGGACGTCACCGGCCTGCAAAGCCTGATGTATTATCTTGGGGTGATCTGGCTGGCCAGGTTCTTTCGCCGGCCTGTGATGTACTATGCCCAGGGCATCGGCCCGGTGACCACAAAAGCGGGCCGGCGGCTGGTGGGGCTTACCACCCAGCGGGTGCAGGCAGTCACAGTACGCGATGCAGAGTCTCTGCAGGATCTACAGGCCATGGGGGTGAGACGGCCCGTTGAGGTGACCGCTGACCCTGTATTGGGCCTGCGCCCCGGTGATATTGACCTTTCTGTGGGAGCGGAAATATTGCGCCGTCATGATATACAGGTTGGGTCGGGGGTAGTGGGGGTTTCGGTGCGGCCGTTGCCCGGTCCCCCCATTTGGGAAATGGAACTGGCCAAAGCATGCGACAGGCTGGCCCGGGCGGGGCGGACCATCGTGTTTCTGCCTATGCAAAGCCCGGCCGACCTGGTAGCATCCCGTGAAGTGGCGGCTGCGATGCGGGAGTCGCGTACAATTATCAGTACTAAACTATCTGTACCGCAAATGATCTCCTTGGTGGGCAACCTGGATCTGCTGGTGGGCATGCGCCTGCATGCCTTGATTTTTGCGGCGGTCTGCGGTGTGCCCCCGGTAGGTATCGCCTATGATCCCAAGGTGGAGCGGTTTTTAAGCCGCCTTGGACTGGCCCCCGCGGGAAAACCGGCCGAAATCGAAAGCCAGGCCCTGGCCCAACAGGCAGAAACCTATCTGTCCAATAAAGAACAGCTGGTGGATGATATGGCCCGAAAACTGGAAGATTTGCAACAAGCCGCCGCTTACACAGCGGAACTGGTGCGAAAGCTGGTGCCGGGTGTTGAAAGGTTGAAAGGTTGA
- a CDS encoding LCP family protein: protein MSIRRKRKLKSKLRLVIFLLLMIGLFAGGFAAANNYLWPLFTGKDNMAGDEGDDQITKLPSINVLMMAVDERDGDKSLLTDTMILANINNKDNRISLLSIPRDTKVNLPGHGVNKINAASVYGGPEMAMETVSELVGMPVDYYILTNFNGFKDIVDALGGVTIDVEKDMNHHENAYGGAYDIHLTEGVQKLDGEHALMYVRYRSDELGDITRTQRQQKLLAAIADEAMKPQSITKLHKLIPQIQKNVETNMGLKQMIALAQAGSKLNNIQLVTQTMPGWFLDEHGISYWYVDPQNAKEVARSLFEEGKVMEVVRGAMTGNTPTQVAMEQTGSAGQVRQNTSDTATNNSATDSNENNTSDNINDTYYNETPDVIEYNNAGEDQGGGWDSDGGYVDGQQSLDDASTHTPSTNHTPGSLEESKQEESAASRHVEIIIDTLP, encoded by the coding sequence ATGTCCATAAGAAGAAAAAGAAAATTAAAAAGTAAACTGCGTTTGGTTATATTTTTACTATTGATGATTGGCCTGTTCGCCGGCGGTTTTGCGGCGGCAAATAACTATCTTTGGCCTCTGTTCACCGGTAAGGATAATATGGCTGGTGACGAAGGGGATGACCAAATTACCAAGCTGCCCAGCATCAATGTTTTAATGATGGCTGTGGATGAACGAGACGGCGACAAAAGTTTACTGACTGATACCATGATTCTGGCCAATATTAACAATAAAGATAACCGTATTTCATTGCTTTCCATACCAAGGGATACGAAGGTGAATTTGCCCGGACACGGGGTTAATAAAATTAACGCGGCATCTGTGTACGGTGGGCCGGAAATGGCTATGGAAACGGTATCGGAACTCGTTGGGATGCCGGTGGATTATTATATTCTTACCAACTTCAACGGTTTTAAGGATATCGTTGATGCCCTGGGCGGCGTGACCATTGATGTTGAAAAAGATATGAATCACCATGAAAATGCCTACGGCGGTGCTTACGACATTCATCTAACCGAGGGCGTGCAAAAACTTGATGGCGAGCATGCTTTGATGTATGTCCGCTACCGTAGTGATGAGCTGGGAGATATCACCCGCACACAGCGCCAGCAAAAATTGCTTGCCGCCATTGCCGATGAGGCGATGAAACCACAGTCCATCACCAAACTGCACAAGCTGATACCCCAGATACAAAAAAATGTTGAAACCAATATGGGTTTAAAGCAGATGATTGCTCTGGCCCAGGCAGGCAGCAAGCTGAATAATATACAACTGGTAACCCAGACCATGCCGGGTTGGTTTTTGGATGAGCACGGCATCAGCTACTGGTATGTAGATCCGCAAAATGCCAAGGAAGTAGCCAGGTCACTGTTTGAAGAAGGCAAGGTTATGGAGGTTGTGCGGGGAGCCATGACAGGTAATACTCCAACACAAGTAGCCATGGAGCAAACCGGGTCTGCAGGGCAGGTGCGGCAGAACACTTCGGACACTGCAACTAACAACTCAGCCACTGACAGCAATGAAAATAACACCAGTGACAATATCAATGACACTTATTATAACGAGACACCGGACGTTATTGAATATAACAATGCTGGGGAAGATCAAGGTGGCGGTTGGGATAGTGATGGTGGCTATGTAGATGGGCAGCAGTCACTGGATGATGCATCGACACATACACCTTCAACCAACCATACCCCTGGCTCACTCGAAGAAAGTAAGCAGGAAGAGTCTGCTGCAAGCAGGCATGTGGAGATAATTATAGATACTTTGCCCTAG